The DNA window ACAGGAAATCCTCGTCTTCGAGTGACATCAGGCGAACATGTTCACCGATGGCTCGCTGGTTGATCTTACCGCCATCAATTCGCGGATCGACAAATGTACCAAGACCGACGCGACTAATCAGTCCTGGCCCATTACCAGCGATAACACGCAGCAGGTGCGACATGACGCCTTGTGGAAGGCACCAGGCTTCGATCTCATTGTTGACGGCAAGATCCTGCATCTGACGACACCAGCTCCAGTGGCCGCCGATGACTTTGCGCACCATCTGCGAATTGGCAAGATAATCGATACCACCGCCGTGGCCGTCACCCATACCGCTTGGGTGAACGACGGTAAGCTCGCGCGGAGTGTTATTAGTGGCAAAGTGCTGTTTCAGTGCTGCAAGAATATGTCCCGGCTCATTGACTCCACCTCCGGAACCATCCACCAGAATGGTGGCTCCACAAGGGATCTTCGATACAGCCTCATCGGCCGTGCAAATCTTTATTTTTGACATAGTAGTCTCCTTAAGTGTATCGATGTTATACACATATAACATTAATACATGAAGATCGTTTTCTTGTCAGTTGATGCATCTGTGAGGTACCTCACAATCGTCATTCCGGAGAATACGATTGGAAACCACGCTATTCCAGGGAGAACCCGGCCATGTAGTCAGCTGTAATAGAGGAGGGGTTTGCTCTGTTATTGCTTCCGTTCGGCCCTGGCCTGGGATTCTTTCTAATCCATAGTTTTAGAAAGCCATTTTAACCCTGTGCAAATTTCTGCGACTTACATCACTGAATAGGATTCTTTTATCCGCTTAAAATGTATCATACAAATAGTACTTATGTGATGAATGATGCTTGCGATGAATCCAGAAGGTATAGCACATCTGCACAAGTGCTTCTTGTGATCAATTTTTACGATTGAGGAGAAAAGTAGATGAAGTACATTTTGATAGTCAGCCATGGCCATTATGCGCAGGGTATACACAGCGTTCTGGATATGATGGTTGGTTCAGAGCGTGAGGATATTATTAGTGTGAGTCTGAAAGATGGCATGGCCTCAGATCAATTCAAAAGTGAACTCGCGGAGAAAACTGCACATATAACGGCTGGTGATGAAATTTTGCTATTTGGCGATATTATCGGCGGTTCACCGCTGGTTAATACTATCTGCCATCTTGATGAAAGAAATTTACTGAGCAACGCCACCATTTTTGGCGGTGCCAATATGCCCATGGTATTGGGGGCGGCTTTTCTGAAAGATGAAGTGACGATTCATGAATTGGTGCAGGAATTGTTGGCTAATTTAAAAGACACGGTGTCATTAATCGATGTCACTGCCGAAGATTTAACAAAATGCTGTAAAGTTGCTGAAACAATTTAACGAGGACTTCTCAATGGCTATCACGTTTATAAGAATTGATGACCGGATGATACATGGTCAAACATGTATTGCATGGACTGTACAATACCCCTGTACGGGAATTGTTCTGGTCAATGATGCCGCTGCTAGTACGCCGGTACTAAAGAACGCCCTCATCGGCGCCAGCAACCGAAAAACTTTTGTCTGGACATATGAGGAGTGGAAAGCAAAAAAAGAAAAAGTTGTCGCGAGTAAGGATAATTACTTCTTGATTACTAAAGAGCCTATCCTTATGGCGCAAATGCTGGTTGACGATGGCTTTGATCCTGATGGAATGAAAAATATCGTTGTTGGCCCATGCAACGAGCGCCCCGGCACGATTAATGTCGGGAAAAATCAATCCCTGACCGCCGATGAAGCTGCCGCTATTGAAAAAATGCACAACGCTGGATTCAAAGTTGAATTTGCATTAATCAAAGAGGAATCCATCGGTTTCTGGGATAAGTATCGTAGTAAGTTTGGTTATTAATAAATAAAATAGGACTTGCTAATCATGGACATTAATCTTACCCAAGCCTGTATTCTTGGTTTTCTGGCATGTCTTTCGAGCATGCCGGGGATGGCAGGGACAACCATTGGTAACTATACGCTGGGTCGACCACTGGTCGGTGGCTTATTATGTGGTTTAATTCTGGGCGACCTTAAAACCGGTATCATTGTCGGTGCTGCTATTCAGGTTGTCTATATCGCCTTGATCACACCCGGCGGGGCAGTCGCTGCTGACTCACGCGCCATTAGCTATATCGGCATTCCTCTTTCAATTATTGCCATACATAATTTAGGTATTGATCCTGGTTCACCTAACGCCATCCAGATGGCAGTGGCTTTTGGTGCGGCTGTGGGTACAGTTGGTACTGTGCTTTATTACGGTACAGTGATGATTAACCTTATATGGCAGCATATGGGGTTGCGGGCGGTCAATAATCATCAATTTCATCGGTTAAGTTTTATTGATATGGGGTTACCCTGGATAAGTCATATTATAACTAGTTTTATCCCGACAGTTTTTATGACCCTGATGGGATCAAGTATGGTGGATTTTATCAAGGTCAGCCTACCCATGGACGGTATTACGATGAAAACACTGTTTACCGTTGGCAGCCTTTTACCTGCAGTGGGGATCGGTCTGTTGCTAAAACAAATTGTTGAAAGCTACGTTGATATTCTTACGTTTCTGATGGGATTTACTTTGGCAGCAATGATGGGCGTTAATCTGATTGGCGCAACGATTATTGGCGGATTCCTCGGCGTAATGAATTACAAAATACGTATGTCGCGAATGAATAGTGAACCGACAGCGGGTGCGGCTGCTATGGATGAAGAGGATATCTAATCATGAGCCTGACGGTTGAACAAACAAAGGGTGTCTCATATTCAATGAAAGAAGTTGATGAGATATCTCAATCACAAAGAAAATTATCTGCTAAAACGCTAAATAAATCATTCTGGTTATGGTTTTACGGTCACCAGGTTTGCTACTCGCTGGAGTTGATGCAAACACTGGGCTATATGACGGCGATGAATCCTATTATAAATGAACTTTATGATAATGATGAGGATAAAAAGAACGCACTTAACACTTACTCTACGTTCTTTAATACCGAACCGCAGTTAGGGACGGTAATCGTTGGGGTGACCGTGGGTCTGGAAGAAGCCAGGGCTAACGGCGAAAAAATTGATAACGATATGATTGCAGGTATTCGTGCCGGGCTGATGGGGCCTATTGCCGGGATCGGTGACTCGCTGATTATCGGGACGCTCATTCCCATTTTACTTGGGATCGGTCTGGGATTATCTACCGGTGGCTCGCCGCTGGGAGCAATATTCTATATCGTGATGTGGAATCTGATTGCAATTTTCGGTATGCGCTATTTGTATTATAAAGGTTACAAGCTGGGCTGGAAAGCTGTTGACTTTATCGTCGGTAATAAAGCCAGCGCCATTCGCGAATCGATAGCGATGCTAGGTACAATTGTTATTGGTGCGGTGGCGGCGCTATGGGTCAATATCCAGACCTCTTTTGTGATGCTAAATGATAGCGGCGGCACTATTGTTAATCTTCAGCACACGCTGGACTCGATTTTCCCCAAAATATTAACCGCGCTGACAGTTCTACTCTGCTGGTGGTTAATGACCAAGCGCAAAATGGGGCCGACAAAAGTTATGGGATTGCTGGTGTTGATTGCCTTCGCTGGCGTGCTACTGGGCATTTTTGACCCGAAAATATCTTATTAAATGACACATAAATCAACTCGGTTGGTAAACATGGAAACTAAAGCATTAATATCGACAATACAGGGATATGCGACGAAAGATGGACCTGGATTAAGATCAACGGTTTTCTTTGTTGGTTGTAATTTACGTTGCCTTTGGTGTTCTAACCCCGAGTTGATGTACCCAAATATTAAGACCATGTTCTTTAAAGAACGCTGCCATGGGACTTTTCAAACAAAAGAGGAATGTGAACTGATATACCCCGACGCGTTTGAAACGGTGGGGTATGAGATTACTGTTGATACTCTTTTGGAAAAATTACTGAGAGATAAGGTTTTCTTTGATGCCTCTGGTGGCGGTGTAACCTTGTCCGGTGGCGAGCCTGCGCTGTTTTATCCTTTTGTTATAGAGTTAGCCAGAAAGCTACGTGCCGCCGGGGTACATGTTGCTTTAGACACTGCGGGCCATTACTCAAGAGAACATGCGTT is part of the Klebsiella huaxiensis genome and encodes:
- a CDS encoding PTS system mannose/fructose/sorbose family transporter subunit IID encodes the protein MKEVDEISQSQRKLSAKTLNKSFWLWFYGHQVCYSLELMQTLGYMTAMNPIINELYDNDEDKKNALNTYSTFFNTEPQLGTVIVGVTVGLEEARANGEKIDNDMIAGIRAGLMGPIAGIGDSLIIGTLIPILLGIGLGLSTGGSPLGAIFYIVMWNLIAIFGMRYLYYKGYKLGWKAVDFIVGNKASAIRESIAMLGTIVIGAVAALWVNIQTSFVMLNDSGGTIVNLQHTLDSIFPKILTALTVLLCWWLMTKRKMGPTKVMGLLVLIAFAGVLLGIFDPKISY
- a CDS encoding PTS sugar transporter subunit IIC, with the translated sequence MDINLTQACILGFLACLSSMPGMAGTTIGNYTLGRPLVGGLLCGLILGDLKTGIIVGAAIQVVYIALITPGGAVAADSRAISYIGIPLSIIAIHNLGIDPGSPNAIQMAVAFGAAVGTVGTVLYYGTVMINLIWQHMGLRAVNNHQFHRLSFIDMGLPWISHIITSFIPTVFMTLMGSSMVDFIKVSLPMDGITMKTLFTVGSLLPAVGIGLLLKQIVESYVDILTFLMGFTLAAMMGVNLIGATIIGGFLGVMNYKIRMSRMNSEPTAGAAAMDEEDI
- a CDS encoding PTS system mannose/fructose/N-acetylgalactosamine-transporter subunit IIB is translated as MAITFIRIDDRMIHGQTCIAWTVQYPCTGIVLVNDAAASTPVLKNALIGASNRKTFVWTYEEWKAKKEKVVASKDNYFLITKEPILMAQMLVDDGFDPDGMKNIVVGPCNERPGTINVGKNQSLTADEAAAIEKMHNAGFKVEFALIKEESIGFWDKYRSKFGY
- a CDS encoding glycyl-radical enzyme activating protein, giving the protein METKALISTIQGYATKDGPGLRSTVFFVGCNLRCLWCSNPELMYPNIKTMFFKERCHGTFQTKEECELIYPDAFETVGYEITVDTLLEKLLRDKVFFDASGGGVTLSGGEPALFYPFVIELARKLRAAGVHVALDTAGHYSREHALGLAKEFDLFLYDIKAFDNRIHEKCTGIGNHHVIENLRLIADAGTDVIIRLVIIPGHNDDYSDVIKRIDFIAELGSSIKRLDILRYHNLGAGKYTRLGLVNPISDDAVCDEMLIKDIYDYACSKNLNVHVE
- a CDS encoding PTS sugar transporter subunit IIA — protein: MKYILIVSHGHYAQGIHSVLDMMVGSEREDIISVSLKDGMASDQFKSELAEKTAHITAGDEILLFGDIIGGSPLVNTICHLDERNLLSNATIFGGANMPMVLGAAFLKDEVTIHELVQELLANLKDTVSLIDVTAEDLTKCCKVAETI